The region AGCAACAGGTATAACTAATGGTGAATTTCTCTCTGGCGTCAAATTTCACAGAAGAAAAGCCATAACAGATTCAATTGTTATGAGATCCCGATCAAGAACAATAAGGCATATTGTTGCCTATCATGATCTCGAGCACAAAACTATCCCACTAAAATCAGAAGGCGAGGTACGCCTTCTGAATTATTCCCAAATGCGCTTGACATGAACTAAATAATGATTTTATCTACATAAAGCGGAAACTCCTCGCACAATTTTTTAACGGCCATTTGCACATTCGCTTGAATATGAGGGGGTATATTTCCCTCTTCGTCAAGCACATTTTTCAGGACCTCAAATATAAGCTCTGCTATTTTTTTCATTTCTTTTTCTCTCATACCACGCGTTGTAACAGCCGGAGTGCCGATTCTGATACCGCTGGCTACAAAAGGAGATCGCGTTTCATTTGGAATAGTGTTTTTGTTTACTGTTACGCCACATTTTTCAAGAGCTTTTTCTGCTGCTTTACCCGTCACGTTTAATGGAGTCAGATCCACCAGCATGAGATGAGTATCGGTACCGCCTGAGACTATCCGTAAACCCATGCTGGAAAGTTCATTTGCCAGCGTTTTTGCATTGGCAATTACCTGTTTTTGGTACTCCACAAAACCAGAGCTCATAGCTTCTTTAAAACACACAGCTTTAGCGGCAATAACATGCATCAATGGCCCACCCTGTGTCCCGGGAAAAACGGTCTTGTTAACGGCTTTGTAGATTTCTGCATCATTTGTTAATATCAATCCACCCCGAGGCCCTCTTAAAGTTTTGTGGGTAGTGGAAGTAACTATGTGAGCATATTCAGCGGGGTTGGGATATAATCCTGCAGCAACTAAACCAGCAAAATGTGCCATATCAACCACAAGGTAAGCACCAGCTTCGTCAGCTATTTCGCGAAATTTCTTAAAATCTATAATTCTCGAATAAGCACTTCCTCCTGCTACGATTATCTTTGGCTTATATTGAAGGGCCATACTTCTGACTTCATCATAATTTATCATCTCGGTTTCTGGATTTACCCCATACTGTATTACTTTGAACAGTTTGCCTGAGAAATTAACGCTTGCTCCATGAGTTAAATGACCACCATGAGAAAGGCTCATACCCATTAGAACATCTCCGGGCTCTGCAATTGAAAGGTAGGCAGCCATGTTCGCCTGGGAACCAGAGTGTGGCTGAACATTGGCATATTTGACTTTGAAAAGCTGCTTGGCCCTTTCTCTTGCAAGGTCTTCTATTTTATCTACCCATTCACATCCACCATAATAGCGTTTTGCAGGATACCCTTCAGCATATTTGTTTGTCAGGATGCTTCCCATAGCTTCCATAACAGCAACTGATGCGAAATTTTCTGAAGCAATTAATTCTAATCCATATTCCTGCCTTTTCAGTTCTCCTATGAGTAAATCGTGAACTTCTGAATCGGTTACTTTTAAATGATCCCACATAGTTACACCTCCTTGATAAAAGTATAAGTTGTTCCCTGCGGCATATCTTTCAATTCGATTCCAACTTTCCTGAGCTTTGAGCGTATCATATCTGAAAGTTCATACTGCTTTTTTGCCCTCAACTCTGCCCTCACATCAATTAGAATTTTGACTAATTCTTCAATTGATCTGTTATCGGCCCTTTCGGGAAGATCGAACAAGCCGAGTACGGGACAAAACTCCCTTCTCAAAAGATGATATATTTTCAAAGCATCTCTTTCATTCCCGTCATCCATTGCTCTGTTGAGGCTGTTTACCAGCTCGAAAATAAGTGCCAGGGCTCTTGGTGTGTTAAAGTCATCATCGAGCGAATCAATGAAAATCGATCTTTTTTCATTAATCCAGGAATCTTGTTTTGGGATTGCAAATGAAAATTCA is a window of Pseudothermotoga elfii DSM 9442 = NBRC 107921 DNA encoding:
- the glyA gene encoding serine hydroxymethyltransferase; translated protein: MWDHLKVTDSEVHDLLIGELKRQEYGLELIASENFASVAVMEAMGSILTNKYAEGYPAKRYYGGCEWVDKIEDLARERAKQLFKVKYANVQPHSGSQANMAAYLSIAEPGDVLMGMSLSHGGHLTHGASVNFSGKLFKVIQYGVNPETEMINYDEVRSMALQYKPKIIVAGGSAYSRIIDFKKFREIADEAGAYLVVDMAHFAGLVAAGLYPNPAEYAHIVTSTTHKTLRGPRGGLILTNDAEIYKAVNKTVFPGTQGGPLMHVIAAKAVCFKEAMSSGFVEYQKQVIANAKTLANELSSMGLRIVSGGTDTHLMLVDLTPLNVTGKAAEKALEKCGVTVNKNTIPNETRSPFVASGIRIGTPAVTTRGMREKEMKKIAELIFEVLKNVLDEEGNIPPHIQANVQMAVKKLCEEFPLYVDKIII